From the Ammospiza caudacuta isolate bAmmCau1 chromosome 24, bAmmCau1.pri, whole genome shotgun sequence genome, one window contains:
- the LOC131567690 gene encoding alpha-1,6-mannosyl-glycoprotein 4-beta-N-acetylglucosaminyltransferase-like — protein MRCSLKRSLTVLLAVSFLLLLLLLHGSSRQEQDPLEVQLRGLAPDTILQLLQPGGAQHILRDTAELSALHNISYQLLAGSPAPRKKFLAVGMASVQRPRGFYLLATLQSLFSQSTEEELQEMVVVVHLADTDPGWNVRVAATIAQKFARHILLGRLLLIHAPPEFYPTLEGLKRNFNDAEERVRFRSKQNVDYAFLLAFAANLSSYYLMIEDDVWSARSFLTSIRRALASQEGSSWATLEFSKLGYIGKLYRSSDLPRLAHFLLLFYQEMPCDWLLVHFRQLLTQKDVIRFKPSLFQHMGLYSSFQGTVNRLKDEDFQADALDLPDNPPASLYTTMSIFENYEPLKAYSLAQGYFWGKDPAAGSTFTIVFQQPVRVRRVRVRTGSVERPGDFLRAGLLELGQRRDRSRDCSSYVPVGSFKKGTLEQQGLESVLPGPVECVRIRVTQDQSEWLIIQSIDIWTTAGN, from the exons ATGCGATGCTCCCTGAAACGCTCCCTCACGGTTCTGCTCGctgtctccttcctcctcctcctcctcctcctccatgggAGCAGCCGGCAGGAACAGGATCCCCTGGAG GTGCAGCTCAGGGGCCTGGCTCCCGACACgatcctgcagctgctgcagccggggggagcccagcacatcctcagggacacagctgagctCTCTGCACTCCACAACATCTCCTACCAGCTCCTCGCTGGCTCCCCGGCTCCCCGAAAAA AATTCCTGGCGGTAGGAATGGCATCCGTGCAGAGGCCACGTGGTTTCTACCTCCTGGCCACATTGCAGTCCCTGTTCAGCCAGTCcacagaggaggagctgcaggagatggtggtggtggtgcaCCTGGCTGACACTGATCCTGGCTGGAACGTGCGCGTTGCCGCCACCATCGCCCAGAAGTTTGCTCGCCACATCCTCCTGGGCCGCCTCCTGCTCATCCACGCTCCGCCTGAGTTCTACCCCACCCTGGAGGGCCTGAAGAGGAACTTCAACGACGCAGAGGAGCGGGTGAGGTTCCGCTCCAAGCAGAATGTGGACTATGCCTTCCTGCTCGCCTTCGCCGCCAACCTCTCCTCCTACTACCTGATGATCGAGGACGACGTGTGGAGCGCCAGGTCCTTCCTGACGTCCATCCGCAGGGCACTGGCTTCCCAGGAGGGCTCCAGCTGGGCCACCCTCGAATTCTCCAAGCTGGGCTACATTGGAAAGCTCTACCGCTCCAGTGACCTTCCTCGCCTGGCtcacttcctcctcctcttctacCAGGAAATGCCCTGTGACTGGCTGCTGGTCCACTTCCGCCAGCTGCTCACCCAGAAGGACGTGATCCGCTTCAAGCCATCCCTCTTCCAGCACATGGGCCTCTACTCCTCCTTCCAGGGCACTGTCAACCGGCTGAAGGATGAGGACTTCCAGGCCGATGCCTTGGACCTCCCAGACAACCCGCCGGCATCCCTGTACACCACCATGTCCATCTTTGAGAACTACGAGCCCCTCAAGGCCTACAGCTTGGCACAGGGCTACTTTTGGGGCAAAGACCCAGCAGCTGGCAGTACTTTTACCATCGTGTTCCAGCAGCCAGTCCGAGTCCGCCGTGTCCGGGTGCGCACGGGCTCCGTGGAGCGCCCGGGCGATTTCCTGCGcgcagggctgctggagctgggccagcgCCGCGACCGTAGCCGCGACTGCTCCTCCTACGTCCCTGTGGGCTCCTTCAAGAAGGGgaccctggagcagcagggcctggagaGTGTCCTGCCTGGGCCCGTGGAGTGCGTGAGGATCCGGGTGACCCAGGACCAGAGCGAGTGGCTCATCATCCAGAGCATCGACATCTGGACCACAGCAGGCAATTGA
- the TMEM9 gene encoding proton-transporting V-type ATPase complex assembly regulator TMEM9, which yields MFTPSSRNSVSPVLLLVLLGCVLCPPAQASKSSEDIRCKCICPPYRNISGHIYNKNVSQKDCNCLHVVEPMPVPGNDVEAYCLLCECKYEERSTTTIKVIIIVYLSVVGALLLYMAFLVLVDPLIRKPDPYTQPLHNEEDSEDTHSLAAVPSLPGARANTVLERVEGAQQRWKRQVQEQRKTVFDRHKMLS from the exons ATGTTCACCCCGAGCTCCCGGAACTCCGTGAGCcccgtgctgctgctggtgctgctgggctgtgtcctgtgtcccccagcACAGGCCAGCAAG agctctgaggaCATTCGCTGCAAGTGCATCTGCCCCCCGTACCGCAACATCAGCGGGCACATCTACAACAAGAATGTGTCCCAGAAGGACTg CAACTGTCTGCACGTGGTGGAGCCCATGCCAGTGCCTGGCAATGACGTGGAGGCCTATTGCCTGCTCTGCGAGTGCAAGTACGAGGAGCgcagcaccaccaccatcaAG GTGATCATCATCGTCTACCTGTCTGTGGTGGGGGCCCTGCTGCTCTATATGGCCTTCCTGGTGCTCGTGGACCCCCTGATCCGCAAGCCAGACCCCTacacccagcccctgcacaaCGAGGAGGACAGCGAG GACACTCACTCCCTGGCCGCAGTGCCCAGCCTGCCTGGCGCCAGGGCCAACACGGTGCTGGAGCGGGTGGAGGGGGCGCAGCAGCGCTGGAAGCGGCaggtgcaggagcagaggaagacGGTGTTCGACCGGCACAAGATGCTGAGCTAG